One window of the Canis aureus isolate CA01 chromosome 1, VMU_Caureus_v.1.0, whole genome shotgun sequence genome contains the following:
- the LOC144322746 gene encoding uncharacterized protein LOC144322746 → MDPAQAPVTFKDVLVTFTQEEWELLDLPQRTLYWKVMTETRRLLVSLDDKAKANTTEPSASQPALFERFSPHTLLTEEDSSVSTLGEAREQEGPSEKQGGHIRTGTDPYKESLPRKVNPECDDLGTSKNLPTKDLREQDSPGDALHECEPHRSRRDPLIHGGKNPYKCKECGKEFIKNHFLLQHQWIHTRVKSYKCKKCGKVFLRKADLTGHYSIHIKKKLYECIECEKAFSRRSHLTEHKRIHTGEKPYECNECRKAFSRRSHLTEHQRIHSGEKPYVCNECGRGFARHSDFIRHNRTHTGEKPFECKECGKAFCNSFSVTRHMRSHSGEKLYECSECGKTYSYSSTLNTHQKIHGGVKSYKCKRCGKAFHQKAALSQHQRTHSEFFLK, encoded by the exons ATGGACCCGGCACAG GCACCGGTGACCTTCAAGGATGTGCTTGTGACTTTCACCCAGGAGGAGTGGGAATTATTAGACCTGCCCCAGAGGACACTCTACTGGAAGGTGATGACAGAGACCCGCAGGCTTCTTGTCTCACTGG ATGACAAAGCAAAAGCCAATACCACAGAGCCTTCTGCTTCTCAACCAGCCTTGTTTGAGAGATTCTCACCCCACACATTACTGACTGAGGAAGActccagtgtttccacattgGGAGAAGCCAGGGAACAAGAAGGACCATCAGAAAAACAGGGAGGGCACATAAGGACAGGGACAGACCCCTACAAAGAATCCCTCCCTAGAAAGGTTAACCCTGAATGTGATGATTTGGGAACAAGtaaaaatcttcccacaaaggATTTACGGGAGCAAGACTCTCCAGGAGATGCTCTCCATGAGTGTGAACCACATAGATCAAGAAGAGACCCCTTGATTCATGGAGGGAAGAACCCCTACAAATGCAAGGAATGTGGGAAAGAGTTTATCAAGAATCACTTCCTCCTTCAACATCAGTGGATTCATACTAGAGTAAAATCCTATAAATGCAAAAAGTGTGGGAAGGTCTTTCTCAGGAAGGCAGATCTCACTGGACACTACAGCATTCACATTAAGAAGAAGCTCTATGAGTGCATTGAGTGTGAGAAGGCCTTCAGCCGCAGGTCACACCTCACAGAACACAAGCGGATTCACACTGGGGAGAAACCCTATGAGTGCAACGAATGCAGGAAGGCCTTCAGCCGCAGGTCACACCTCACGGAGCACCAGCGGATTCACAGTGGAGAGAAGCCTTATGTGTGCAATGAATGTGGAAGGGGCTTTGCCCGCCACTCAGATTTTATTCGGCATAATAGAACccacactggagaaaaaccctTTGAGTGCAAAGAGTGCGGGAAGGCCTTTTGTAACAGCTTCTCTGTAACTCGACACATGAGGTCTCATTCTGGGGAGAAGCTCTATGAGTGCAGTGAGTGTGGAAAGACCTACAGCTACAGCTCAACCCTCAATACTCATCAAAAGATTCACGGTGGAGTAAAATCCTACAAATGTAAGAGATGTGGGAAGGCCTTTCACCAGAAGGCAGCCCTCAGTCAGCATCAGAGAACTCATAGTGAGTTCTTTTTAAAGTAA